One Acetobacterium sp. KB-1 DNA segment encodes these proteins:
- a CDS encoding adenine phosphoribosyltransferase, giving the protein MDLKENIGIYEDFPKEGISFKDINSLILNPKAFQYVIDEMAKVAKALDANIIVIPEARGYIFGTPLAYLIGAGLVPIRKPGKLPGEISSEAYDLEYGSNVVEMQKNAIKPGDRIIIVDDLLATGGTMMAATKLIENLGGEISGIITLIELTDLGGRELLKNYFVHSIVTYPY; this is encoded by the coding sequence ATGGATCTAAAAGAGAATATTGGCATTTATGAAGATTTTCCAAAAGAAGGCATTAGCTTTAAGGATATTAACAGCCTGATTTTAAACCCCAAGGCTTTTCAGTATGTCATTGACGAGATGGCTAAGGTTGCAAAAGCTCTGGATGCAAACATCATCGTAATTCCAGAAGCCAGGGGCTATATCTTTGGCACGCCACTGGCTTATTTAATCGGAGCGGGTCTGGTGCCGATAAGAAAACCAGGTAAATTACCTGGTGAAATTTCATCAGAAGCCTATGATTTGGAATACGGATCAAATGTTGTGGAGATGCAAAAAAATGCCATCAAGCCGGGAGACCGGATTATCATCGTCGATGATTTATTGGCCACCGGCGGAACCATGATGGCGGCGACTAAACTGATCGAAAATCTGGGTGGGGAAATTTCAGGTATTATTACGCTGATTGAACTGACAGATTTAGGCGGCCGCGAGCTGCTTAAGAATTATTTTGTACACTCGATTGTGACCTACCCCTACTAA